The proteins below come from a single Anaerolineae bacterium genomic window:
- a CDS encoding polyprenyl synthetase family protein, whose protein sequence is MASHADISVQGGEVVPGDLERLLAPVRDALGLVERRIALAIQTEQPDLTEAYAALFSGGKRIRPAVTLLCAGPERACSETVVALGAALEMLHSATLIHDDIIDKADRRRGKPTISATQGPDAAILAGDHLFARAAVVVTETQDLEALRIFAQTLVTISAGELEQIRRRKSLPSREDYLRLIHAKTACLFESAALGGALLAGRPQEEVRRFGLYGRNLGLAFQIADDVLDYVGDSSRLGKPTLNDIRRGVLTLPALLYAWERDDWQSASVPDRVPQRQVGRLVQRVIEGGYVERALAMAREYAEAAWRSVESLTDGRYGESLRGLSLFALERVD, encoded by the coding sequence TTGGCATCGCACGCGGACATTAGCGTGCAGGGTGGTGAAGTGGTCCCCGGCGACCTGGAGCGGCTGCTGGCTCCGGTGCGGGATGCTCTAGGGCTGGTGGAGCGGCGCATTGCGCTGGCCATTCAGACGGAACAACCTGACCTAACCGAGGCCTATGCCGCGCTCTTCTCCGGGGGCAAGCGGATCCGCCCGGCGGTGACTCTGCTGTGTGCCGGTCCGGAGAGGGCTTGCTCCGAAACGGTGGTGGCCTTGGGGGCGGCTCTGGAGATGCTGCATTCGGCCACCCTAATCCACGACGACATCATAGACAAAGCCGACAGGCGGCGGGGGAAGCCCACGATCTCCGCCACTCAGGGGCCGGACGCGGCCATCTTGGCCGGCGATCATCTCTTCGCTCGGGCTGCGGTGGTGGTAACCGAGACGCAGGACCTGGAGGCGCTGCGCATCTTCGCCCAGACGCTGGTGACCATATCGGCGGGCGAACTGGAGCAGATTCGGCGCCGGAAGAGCCTTCCCTCGCGCGAGGACTACTTGCGCCTCATCCACGCCAAGACTGCCTGCCTCTTCGAGTCGGCAGCACTGGGAGGGGCGCTGCTGGCGGGCCGCCCCCAGGAGGAGGTGCGTCGGTTCGGGCTCTACGGCCGGAACCTAGGCCTGGCTTTCCAGATTGCCGATGACGTGCTGGACTATGTGGGGGATTCCTCGCGGCTGGGCAAGCCTACGCTCAACGACATCAGGCGGGGGGTGCTCACCCTGCCGGCCCTCCTATACGCCTGGGAGCGGGACGACTGGCAGAGCGCTTCCGTGCCCGATCGAGTGCCTCAGCGACAGGTAGGGCGGCTGGTGCAGCGGGTGATCGAGGGTGGCTACGTGGAGCGGGCCTTGGCTATGGCGAGGGAGTACGCCGAGGCTGCCTGGCGAAGTGTCGAGTCCCTCACCGATGGACGCTACGGCGAGTCTCTGCGGGGTCTAAGCCTGTTCGCGCTGGAGCGGGTTGACTGA
- a CDS encoding glycosyltransferase family 2 protein has product MAAPLAGLSAVIVSWNVLPLLRECLDSLLPQLRPGDEALVVDNASQDGTEAAVATDYPQVQLIQAGSNLGFCGGVNLGLSRARGSLLLILNPDTRLAPGAVEAMRRLPERDASVAVVGPRLVDAEGSIQPSRRRFPTVGTLFVESTPAQRLPLLDRIPRRFRLEDRSDAHVQGVDWVGGACFLLRREALQEVGGLDGTFFMYSEEVDLCRRLGQLGWEAVFEPAAEVVHHEGKSSEQVPAARLVRFNRSKVLYAEKHFSRGVAEALRLYLLGTFAWEMGLEGIKLALGHRRDLRRERLGLYRQALASGLR; this is encoded by the coding sequence ATGGCTGCGCCCCTTGCCGGCCTCTCTGCGGTGATTGTGAGCTGGAACGTTCTGCCCCTGTTGCGGGAATGCCTCGATTCGCTGCTGCCTCAGCTCCGCCCAGGCGATGAAGCTCTTGTGGTGGACAATGCTTCTCAGGACGGCACCGAGGCTGCCGTTGCCACTGACTATCCCCAGGTGCAGCTGATCCAGGCGGGGTCCAACCTGGGCTTCTGTGGCGGCGTCAATCTGGGGCTGAGTCGCGCCCGAGGAAGCCTCCTCCTGATCCTGAACCCCGACACCCGGCTCGCGCCGGGGGCCGTGGAGGCGATGCGACGCCTGCCGGAGCGGGACGCATCCGTAGCCGTGGTCGGGCCACGGCTGGTGGACGCGGAGGGCTCGATCCAGCCGTCCCGGCGGCGGTTTCCCACCGTCGGCACCTTGTTCGTGGAGAGTACCCCGGCTCAGCGACTGCCCCTCCTGGATCGGATACCGCGCCGCTTTCGCCTGGAGGACCGCTCCGACGCCCACGTTCAGGGGGTGGACTGGGTAGGGGGGGCCTGCTTCCTGCTGCGGCGGGAGGCGCTGCAGGAGGTGGGGGGCCTGGATGGGACCTTCTTCATGTACTCCGAAGAAGTGGACCTGTGCCGACGGTTGGGCCAGTTAGGATGGGAGGCGGTCTTCGAGCCGGCGGCCGAGGTCGTGCACCATGAGGGCAAGAGCAGCGAGCAGGTGCCGGCGGCCCGGCTGGTGCGGTTCAACCGGAGCAAGGTTCTGTACGCCGAGAAGCACTTCAGCCGAGGGGTGGCGGAGGCGCTCCGGCTCTACCTCCTGGGCACGTTTGCCTGGGAGATGGGCCTGGAGGGGATCA